A genomic region of Amblyraja radiata isolate CabotCenter1 chromosome 16, sAmbRad1.1.pri, whole genome shotgun sequence contains the following coding sequences:
- the LOC116981981 gene encoding glucose-6-phosphatase-like, with product MMMDAGMDLLHSSGVELVQYLQLNYRDSQSWFTFISFAADLRNTFFVFFPIWFHLCEAVGVKLIWVAVIGDWLNLIFKWILFGQRPYWWVHETSYYGNSSVPVLEQYPITCETGPGSPSGHAMGSAGVWYVMVSAFLASVFRKKQQGARRGWARAGLWTIFWAIQFCVCLSRVFVATHFPHQVFLGVLSGMVVAEVFGRINAIYNASFKRYLQITLFLFSFALGFYLLLKVLGVDLLWSLEKAQRWCARAEWVHINTTPFAGLVRNMGALFGLGLALNSPIYAESCKGKRGQQLSFRISCIVASLIVLHLFDSMKPPTQTEFLFYFLSFCKSAAVPLTAAAFVPFCVSQLVNRQDKKLL from the exons ATGATGATGGACGCTGGCATGGACCTGCTCCACAGCTCTGGGGTGGAACTGGTGCAGTATCTACAGCTGAACTACAGGGACTCCCAGAGCTGGTTCACCTTTATCTCCTTCGCTGCCGACCTGAGAAACACTTTCTTTGTTTTCTTCCCCATCTGGTTCCACCTGTGTGAGGCGGTGGGGGTCAAACTCATCTGGGTGGCCGTCATCGGGGACTGGCTCAACCTCATCTTTAAATG GATATTATTTGGCCAGAGACCTTACTGGTGGGTTCATGAAACTTCCTATTATGGCAACTCATCTGTCCCTGTGCTCGAACAGTATCCCATCACCTGTGAAACTGGGCCAG GAAGCCCCTCTGGCCACGCGATGGGATCGGCTGGAGTTTGGTACGTGATGGTGTCAGCGTTTTTAGCCTCTGTGTTTCGGAAGAAGCAGCAGGGTGCCCGGCGAGG ATGGGCCCGTGCTGGACTATGGACAATATTCTGGGCGATTCAGTTCTGTGTCTGCTTATCAAGAGTATTTGTGGCCACACACTTCCCTCATCAAGTCTTCCTCGGAGTGCTGTCAG GAATGGTTGTGGCGGAGGTGTTTGGCCGGATTAATGCGATCTACAACGCAAGCTTCAAGAGGTATCTTCAGATCACcctcttcctcttctccttcGCTCTGGGCTTCTACCTGCTGTTGAAAGTGCTGGGCGTCGACCTGCTGTGGTCGCTGGAGAAAGCCCAGAGATGGTGCGCCCGGGCTGAGTGGgtccacattaacaccaccccctTCGCCGGGCTGGTCAGGAACATGGGAGCCTTGTTCGGACTGGGATTAGCTCTGAACTCACCCATTTACGCGGAGAGCTGCAAAGGAAAGAGAGGCCAGCAGCTCAGCTTCAGAATAAGTTGCATTGTGGCCTCCTTGATCGTCCTGCACCTGTTCGACTCGATGAAGCCCCCGACGCAAACGGAATTCCTATTTTATTTCCTGTCCTTCTGCAAAAGTGCTGCCGTGCCTCTGACAGCTGCTGCTTTTGTTCCATTCTGTGTGTCACAGCTTGTGAACAGACAGGACAAGAAGCTTCTGTAG